Sequence from the Natronomonas marina genome:
GTGTCGGTCCAGTATCCGGTATGACGCTCCGTCGCCTGGCCGCAGTCGTCGGGTTCTGCTTCATGCTGGTGTCGGTGACGCTGGTTCTCCACCTCTTCGTTCTCGCGTGGCTCGTCGGGTCCGACCAGGTGACGGTTCACATGAACGCCCTCGGCGAACGGGACGTGGAACTCGGCCTGATGTTCGTCGGGTTCTGTCTGGTTCCCATCACCATCTACGAACTCGACGTGCTACTGCGGGAGGCAGAGTGAGCCCCCGGTGGAACGTCGACACTGTCGGGCGACCCCCGGGACGCCGCCGCCCTGATCGGGACAGTCGGAAGGGCCGTCAGAGGACGAGGGAGTGTGATCGTAACTCAAATAATAACAACGGATTTATACCATGTGCCGCCGCCCCACACTGCATGGAAAACGGAGCGGAACGGTCGGAACTACCCGATGACGAAAACGAGGTTCGCACCCAGTACGACTGGGAACGGACGACGCCCTCGACCGCGGTCGTCGAGACCGTCGCCAGCGCCGCCGACGCCGACGCCACCGACATCGAGCCGCTCTACGGGACGCTCGATCCCGACGCCCTCGATTCTCTCATCGCCGGTTCGACCGACGACCGATCCGACATCACCGTCTCGTTCACCTTCGCGGGGGAGCTGGTGACCCTCCACGGGACGGGCGAGGTCGTCGCCCGTCCGGCGTACGAAACCGACCGGATCGACGGCTGATCGCCGCCCCGCATCAGGCCCGGAGCAGGACCGACAGCACCGCGAGGTTCCACCCCGTCACGGCCGCTCCGACCGTCGCCAGCGCCGCCGGGATTCCGGCACGGTACAGCTCCGGTGCGTGCCGCCAGACGGCGTAACACAGACCGAACACCACACCCTTCAGCAACACGACCGCGACGATCCCGTACCGGTCGACGGCGCCGACGACGACCGGGTTCGCCTCGACGCCGCCCGCGAACAGTCCGGCGGCCGTCGAAACGACGTCTCCGACCCCGAACAGGAGGACGGCGAGGAGCCACAGCCACGGCTGGACGCCGCGGGACTGGAACGGGAGACGGCCGAAATCCATCGGGTCGCGGTAGGATGGCGGCCCGCTTCGTTATCGAGTCCCAAACCGGCGGCCGCGACCGAGAGGTGGATC
This genomic interval carries:
- a CDS encoding HalOD1 output domain-containing protein, whose translation is MENGAERSELPDDENEVRTQYDWERTTPSTAVVETVASAADADATDIEPLYGTLDPDALDSLIAGSTDDRSDITVSFTFAGELVTLHGTGEVVARPAYETDRIDG